The Kitasatospora paranensis genome has a window encoding:
- a CDS encoding threonine/serine exporter family protein, protein MPKRGRPSGGKKVRGGRQVPAAPSDAVPVPVTVAPRRVAPADAPPTEGLLGLTPAVRSGAEDTLTPDEWRAAGYTPAAGINVAELRLDAPGAAPWPDRMRTLLRTPMTERPAFEKTARELHPSAARHVPRVLDLTLRIGELLLASGEAAEDVEAAMLGIAHAYRLDHCEPQVTFTLISITYHPSLIDPPVSAARTVRRRTSDYTRLAAVYRLVADITAERIPVNDAYRRLAVIRRNRHPYPVWLLALATGLLAGAATFLVGGRVDGKAWLVFAGAFLAAVLGDRLASLIARRGLPEFYQFVIAAMPAALLGIILSFNELHLRGSVVITGGLFALLPGRAMVAAVQDGLTGFYITAAARLLEVLYLIAGIVIGVLLVLYIGVNYNAKLRPDEALGGSVDPPVQLIAAMVLALAFAMLLQTERRTLPLAVLNSGIGWSTYGVLANAGMSPIAATGVAAGLVGLFGQLMARYRYASALPYVTAAIGPLMPGSAMYLGMLAFAQGHASAGLVSVSRAAALALALAIGVNLGGEIARLFLKVPGATERLATPLVPRRAAKRTRGF, encoded by the coding sequence GTGCCGAAGCGGGGCCGGCCGAGTGGCGGCAAGAAGGTCAGGGGCGGCCGGCAGGTCCCCGCCGCACCCTCCGACGCCGTCCCCGTTCCCGTCACCGTCGCACCGCGCCGGGTGGCGCCCGCCGACGCACCGCCGACCGAGGGCCTGCTCGGCCTGACCCCGGCCGTCCGTTCCGGCGCCGAGGACACCCTCACCCCCGACGAGTGGCGGGCCGCCGGCTACACCCCGGCCGCCGGCATCAACGTCGCCGAGCTGCGGCTCGACGCCCCCGGTGCCGCCCCCTGGCCGGACCGCATGCGGACCCTGCTGCGCACCCCCATGACCGAGCGCCCGGCGTTCGAGAAGACGGCCCGCGAACTGCACCCGTCCGCGGCCCGGCACGTCCCGCGCGTCCTCGACCTCACCCTGCGGATCGGCGAGCTGCTGCTGGCCAGCGGCGAGGCCGCCGAGGACGTCGAGGCCGCCATGCTGGGCATCGCGCACGCCTACCGGCTCGACCACTGCGAGCCGCAGGTCACCTTCACGCTGATCTCCATCACCTACCACCCGTCACTGATCGACCCGCCGGTCAGCGCCGCCCGGACGGTCCGCCGCCGCACCTCGGACTACACCCGGCTCGCCGCGGTCTACCGCCTGGTCGCCGACATCACCGCCGAGCGGATCCCGGTCAACGACGCCTACCGGCGGCTCGCCGTCATCCGCCGCAACCGCCACCCGTACCCGGTCTGGCTGCTCGCCCTCGCCACCGGCCTGCTGGCCGGCGCCGCGACCTTCCTGGTCGGCGGCCGGGTCGACGGCAAGGCCTGGCTGGTGTTCGCCGGCGCGTTCCTCGCCGCCGTGCTCGGCGACCGGCTCGCCTCCCTGATCGCCCGGCGCGGCCTGCCGGAGTTCTACCAGTTCGTGATCGCCGCGATGCCCGCCGCGCTGCTCGGCATCATCCTGTCCTTCAACGAACTGCACCTGCGCGGCTCGGTCGTGATCACCGGTGGTCTCTTCGCCCTGCTGCCCGGCCGCGCCATGGTCGCCGCCGTCCAGGACGGCCTCACCGGCTTCTACATCACCGCCGCCGCCCGGCTGCTGGAAGTGCTCTACCTGATCGCCGGCATCGTCATCGGCGTCCTGCTGGTGCTCTACATCGGCGTCAACTACAACGCCAAGCTCCGGCCCGACGAAGCGCTCGGCGGCTCCGTCGACCCGCCCGTCCAGCTGATCGCCGCGATGGTCCTCGCCCTGGCCTTCGCCATGCTGCTCCAGACCGAGCGGCGGACCCTGCCGCTGGCCGTCCTCAACAGCGGCATCGGCTGGTCCACCTACGGCGTGCTGGCCAACGCGGGGATGTCGCCCATCGCCGCCACCGGGGTCGCGGCCGGCCTGGTCGGCCTCTTCGGCCAGCTGATGGCCCGTTACCGCTACGCCTCGGCGCTGCCGTACGTCACCGCGGCCATCGGCCCGCTGATGCCCGGCTCCGCGATGTACCTCGGGATGCTCGCCTTCGCCCAGGGGCACGCCAGCGCCGGGCTGGTCTCGGTCAGCCGGGCCGCCGCCCTGGCCCTCGCCCTCGCGATCGGCGTGAACCTCGGAGGCGAGATCGCGCGACTCTTCCTCAAGGTGCCGGGCGCGACCGAGCGACTCGCCACCCCACTGGTCCCGCGCCGGGCCGCCAAACGCACCCGAGGCTTCTGA
- a CDS encoding cation diffusion facilitator family transporter: protein MEAGTPESAEASESATTVVVAGLCNLGIAIAKAIAGVVSGSGAMLSEAAHSLADTVTEVLLFFSLKRSARPADDAHPFGYGRERYVWALLASFATFVGGAVFSVTDGMRTLLNGEEPGSPGLSYLILAVAFVLESVSLARTVRQVRGDAGRLGVSRSRYLRHTPDTAVKAVFLEDAAALVGLLFAFGGVFGTQLTGSSVWDGTASLLIGALLAWVAFVLARANASLLIGRALPQAAEDRIADTLRAQPAVRQVIDLVTLVHGPQDVLVAAKVAFAGTASAHDVELACEEADGAIRAAFPAVARIYLDPTPGGTRRGPGAGQRP from the coding sequence GTGGAGGCGGGGACCCCGGAGTCCGCGGAGGCCTCGGAGAGCGCCACCACGGTCGTCGTGGCGGGCCTGTGCAACCTCGGGATCGCCATCGCCAAGGCGATCGCCGGCGTGGTCAGCGGCTCCGGGGCGATGCTGTCGGAGGCCGCGCACTCGCTGGCCGACACCGTGACCGAGGTCCTGCTGTTCTTCAGTCTCAAGCGCAGCGCCCGCCCGGCCGACGACGCCCACCCCTTCGGCTACGGCCGGGAGCGGTACGTCTGGGCGCTGCTGGCGTCCTTCGCCACCTTCGTGGGCGGCGCGGTGTTCTCGGTCACCGACGGGATGCGCACGCTGCTGAACGGCGAGGAGCCGGGCAGCCCGGGGCTGTCGTACCTGATCCTGGCGGTGGCGTTCGTGCTGGAGTCGGTGTCGCTGGCCCGGACGGTGCGCCAGGTCCGGGGCGACGCGGGCCGGCTGGGGGTGTCGCGCAGCCGCTATCTCCGGCACACCCCGGACACCGCGGTGAAGGCGGTGTTCCTGGAGGACGCGGCGGCGCTCGTGGGTCTGCTGTTCGCCTTCGGCGGGGTGTTCGGCACCCAGCTGACCGGCTCGTCGGTCTGGGACGGCACGGCCTCACTGCTGATCGGCGCCCTGCTCGCCTGGGTCGCCTTCGTGCTCGCCCGGGCCAATGCGTCGCTGCTGATCGGCCGGGCGCTGCCGCAGGCCGCCGAGGACCGGATCGCGGACACCCTCCGGGCCCAGCCCGCCGTCCGCCAGGTGATCGATCTGGTGACCCTGGTGCACGGGCCGCAGGACGTGCTGGTCGCGGCGAAGGTGGCGTTCGCCGGGACGGCGAGCGCCCACGACGTGGAGCTGGCCTGCGAAGAGGCGGACGGGGCGATCCGGGCCGCCTTCCCGGCGGTCGCCCGGATCTACCTCGACCCGACCCCCGGCGGCACGCGCCGGGGGCCGGGCGCCGGTCAGAGGCCGTAG
- a CDS encoding ATP-binding protein has translation MSQGLPPADNLRTTEVDLGGLVSVLATHLYSTPLVALRELVQNAHDSHTRRRLEDPQSTAAPLIRVRADSARRTVVIEDTGAGLTEPEIHAYLATVGTGYTRMLRDLTGNQELIGAFGLGFLSAFSVADQVTVTTTSHREPALGHRYRSRGGEQYSVEPCEPRPAPGTAVELLLKTEHGHLADEDALREVLGRYCVLLPIPVFVGDAERPVNDVPVPWRQDVDGDLHAARMRFASAFGRRFEPLTAFPVTPAEGGTDAVGLLWVQDGGTYGSTDNRDLAVYLQGMLLADDARDLLPGWAGFIGGVVESSRLTPTASREDLQRDEHYRALQKALADAVVDGLYETARLHPAAWRRILARHGQDLLGAALCDDRLFTLLADDVPVPTSQGDLTAGALRAAGRGALHVALGSGGGFEEMLYRAMQVPIARGDRYAVLPFLRRYAQLKDCRIVELGSTQGNRELFRDPAEPLPAEETAWLAAALAGDGEELVPARFDPPGLPLVLVPDREAELKARIEDDQADARIPSAALRLARAFTARTDGTVKARLYLNLASPAVQDLLTAYRAGHTGSATAAGLLRSLKMIMAAAGGGSADGDLTAALAGIGTAVSALTWSGA, from the coding sequence ATGTCCCAAGGTCTGCCACCCGCCGACAATCTGCGTACGACCGAGGTCGACCTCGGCGGTCTGGTGAGCGTTCTCGCCACGCACCTCTACTCCACCCCGCTGGTCGCGCTGCGCGAACTCGTCCAGAACGCCCACGACTCGCACACCCGGCGCCGGCTGGAGGACCCGCAGTCCACCGCCGCGCCGCTCATCCGGGTGCGCGCCGACTCCGCGCGCCGCACCGTCGTCATCGAGGACACCGGCGCCGGACTCACCGAACCCGAGATCCACGCCTACCTCGCCACCGTGGGCACCGGCTACACCCGGATGCTCCGCGACCTGACCGGCAACCAGGAGCTGATCGGCGCCTTCGGCCTCGGCTTCCTGTCCGCGTTCTCGGTCGCCGACCAGGTCACCGTCACCACCACCTCGCACCGCGAACCCGCGCTCGGCCACCGCTACCGCAGCCGCGGCGGCGAGCAGTACAGCGTCGAGCCGTGCGAGCCGAGGCCCGCGCCCGGCACCGCCGTCGAACTCCTGCTCAAGACCGAGCACGGCCACCTCGCCGACGAGGACGCGCTGCGCGAGGTGCTCGGCCGGTACTGCGTCCTGCTGCCCATCCCGGTCTTCGTCGGCGACGCCGAACGGCCCGTCAACGACGTGCCGGTGCCGTGGCGCCAGGACGTGGACGGCGACCTGCACGCCGCCCGGATGCGCTTCGCCTCCGCCTTCGGACGCCGCTTCGAACCGCTCACCGCCTTCCCGGTCACCCCGGCCGAGGGCGGTACCGACGCCGTCGGCCTGCTCTGGGTGCAGGACGGCGGCACGTACGGCTCCACCGACAACCGCGACCTCGCGGTCTACCTGCAGGGCATGCTGCTCGCCGACGACGCCCGCGACCTGCTGCCCGGCTGGGCCGGGTTCATCGGCGGCGTCGTCGAGTCCAGCCGGCTCACCCCGACGGCCAGCCGCGAGGACCTCCAGCGCGACGAGCACTACCGCGCGCTGCAGAAGGCGCTCGCCGACGCCGTCGTCGACGGCCTCTACGAGACCGCCCGGCTGCACCCCGCCGCCTGGCGCCGCATCCTCGCCCGGCACGGCCAGGACCTGCTCGGTGCCGCGCTCTGCGACGACCGGCTGTTCACCCTGCTCGCCGACGACGTCCCGGTGCCCACCTCCCAGGGCGACCTGACGGCCGGTGCCCTGCGCGCCGCCGGCCGCGGCGCGCTGCACGTCGCCCTCGGCAGCGGCGGCGGGTTCGAGGAGATGCTCTACCGGGCCATGCAGGTGCCGATCGCCCGCGGCGACCGGTACGCGGTGCTGCCCTTCCTGCGCCGCTACGCCCAGCTCAAGGACTGCCGGATCGTCGAACTCGGCAGCACGCAGGGCAACCGCGAGCTGTTCCGCGACCCGGCCGAACCGCTGCCCGCCGAGGAGACCGCGTGGCTGGCCGCGGCCCTCGCGGGCGACGGCGAGGAACTGGTGCCCGCCCGCTTCGACCCGCCCGGCCTGCCGCTGGTGCTCGTCCCGGACCGCGAGGCCGAACTCAAGGCCCGCATCGAGGACGACCAGGCGGACGCCCGGATCCCGTCCGCCGCACTGCGGCTGGCCCGCGCCTTCACCGCCCGGACGGACGGCACCGTCAAGGCCCGGCTGTACCTCAACCTCGCCTCGCCCGCCGTCCAGGACCTGCTCACCGCGTACCGGGCCGGGCACACCGGCAGCGCCACCGCGGCCGGCCTGCTGCGCTCGCTCAAGATGATCATGGCCGCCGCGGGCGGCGGTTCCGCCGACGGCGACCTCACCGCGGCCCTGGCCGGCATCGGCACCGCGGTCTCCGCCCTCACCTGGTCCGGCGCGTGA
- a CDS encoding acyl-CoA dehydrogenase family protein, whose amino-acid sequence MRRTVFNEDHEAFRATIRDFIAKEVVPVYESWEEAGHPPRDFYRKLGALGVYGIEVPEEFGGAGESGFKYQAVVTEEVARAGVSFGSSGVHTGLVLPYLLEYANEEQKQRWLPGFVSGDIMTAIAMTEPGAGSDLAGISTTAKLSEDGTHYVLNGAKTFITGGVLADLVLVVARTAPYDPANRRAGLSILCVDTASEGYTVGRKLQKIGLRTSDTAELSFSDVKVPVGDLLGEEGRAFTYLTHNLVQERLAIAVGAYAAAAAAVRFAVQYVKDRKVFGQAVAEFQNTKFTLADCEAQVVAQQSMVDRALELYQVGGLTVADAAAAKLFCTESASEVIDKCLQLHGGYGYILEYPIARLYTDNRVFRIYGGTSEVMKTIIAKSLGL is encoded by the coding sequence GTGCGCCGGACGGTGTTCAACGAGGACCACGAGGCGTTCCGGGCGACCATCCGGGACTTCATCGCCAAGGAGGTCGTCCCGGTCTACGAGAGCTGGGAGGAGGCGGGCCACCCGCCGCGCGACTTCTACCGCAAGCTCGGCGCGCTCGGCGTCTACGGCATCGAGGTCCCCGAGGAGTTCGGCGGCGCGGGCGAGTCCGGCTTCAAGTACCAGGCCGTGGTGACCGAGGAGGTCGCCCGCGCCGGCGTCTCCTTCGGCTCCTCCGGCGTGCACACCGGCCTGGTCCTGCCCTACCTGCTGGAGTACGCGAACGAGGAGCAGAAGCAGCGCTGGCTGCCCGGCTTCGTCTCCGGCGACATCATGACGGCGATCGCCATGACCGAGCCCGGTGCCGGCTCCGACCTGGCGGGCATCAGCACCACGGCGAAGCTCTCCGAGGACGGCACCCACTACGTCCTCAACGGCGCCAAGACCTTCATCACCGGCGGCGTCCTCGCCGACCTCGTGCTCGTCGTCGCCCGCACGGCGCCGTACGACCCGGCGAACCGCCGCGCGGGCCTGTCGATCCTCTGTGTGGACACCGCCTCCGAGGGCTACACCGTCGGCCGCAAGCTGCAGAAGATCGGCCTGCGCACCTCGGACACCGCGGAGCTGTCCTTCAGCGACGTCAAGGTGCCGGTCGGCGACCTGCTCGGCGAGGAGGGCAGGGCCTTCACCTACCTCACCCACAATCTGGTGCAGGAGCGGCTCGCCATCGCGGTCGGCGCGTACGCGGCGGCGGCGGCCGCGGTGCGCTTCGCGGTGCAGTACGTGAAGGACCGCAAGGTCTTCGGTCAGGCGGTCGCCGAGTTCCAGAACACCAAGTTCACCCTGGCCGACTGCGAGGCCCAGGTGGTCGCCCAGCAGTCGATGGTCGACCGCGCGCTGGAGCTCTACCAGGTCGGCGGACTGACGGTCGCGGACGCCGCGGCGGCCAAGCTGTTCTGCACCGAGTCGGCCTCCGAGGTGATCGACAAGTGCCTCCAGCTGCACGGCGGCTACGGCTACATCCTGGAGTACCCGATCGCTCGCCTCTACACCGACAACCGCGTCTTCCGGATCTACGGCGGCACTAGCGAGGTCATGAAGACGATCATCGCCAAGTCGCTCGGCCTGTAG
- a CDS encoding cupin: MPEPARADLGAIAEEHAALAAASPHGRSAHLLLHDGVLRQTVIALTAGSSLDEHNAPVAASLQVLRGKVSLTIAGRRQDVAAGELHGIPQERHGLLAHVDSVVLLTVVTA; this comes from the coding sequence ATGCCCGAACCCGCCCGCGCCGACCTCGGGGCGATCGCCGAGGAGCACGCCGCCCTCGCCGCCGCCAGCCCGCACGGGCGCAGCGCCCACCTGCTGCTGCACGACGGCGTCCTGCGGCAGACCGTGATCGCCCTGACCGCCGGCAGCTCGCTGGACGAGCACAACGCGCCGGTCGCCGCCAGCCTCCAGGTCCTGCGCGGCAAGGTGTCGCTCACCATCGCCGGCCGCCGCCAGGACGTGGCCGCCGGCGAGCTGCACGGCATCCCGCAGGAACGCCACGGCCTGCTCGCCCACGTGGACTCGGTGGTCCTGCTCACCGTCGTCACCGCCTGA
- a CDS encoding TetR family transcriptional regulator C-terminal domain-containing protein: MLAGLGAQTDPEERFVAGWDGVLASFAEHPGLWAVQFEMIAQIRNAPELGEALTAVQREGRLGLAAIFQGVAEVPDTPEQLTRGTFYQALLAGLAAQWLVSPELAPDGREFLRGLRLVGTDVLAGFRAAPVG; the protein is encoded by the coding sequence GTGCTGGCCGGCCTCGGCGCGCAGACCGACCCCGAGGAGCGCTTCGTCGCGGGCTGGGACGGCGTACTGGCGAGCTTCGCCGAGCACCCGGGGCTGTGGGCCGTCCAGTTCGAGATGATCGCGCAGATCCGGAACGCGCCCGAGCTGGGCGAGGCGCTCACCGCGGTGCAGCGGGAGGGACGGCTCGGCCTGGCGGCCATCTTCCAGGGCGTCGCCGAGGTGCCGGACACCCCCGAGCAACTGACCCGCGGCACCTTCTACCAGGCGCTGCTCGCCGGGCTGGCCGCCCAGTGGCTGGTCTCGCCCGAGCTGGCGCCGGACGGCCGGGAGTTCCTCCGCGGCTTGCGGCTGGTCGGCACCGACGTGCTGGCAGGCTTCAGGGCGGCCCCCGTCGGCTGA
- a CDS encoding helix-turn-helix domain-containing protein, protein MGNREDLLAGAKRCLYEKGYGRTTARDIASAAGVSLAAIGYHYGSKEALLTQATIQALGEWGTRSVRCWPASARRPTPRSASSRAGTAYWRASPSTRGCGPSSSR, encoded by the coding sequence ATGGGAAATCGCGAGGATCTGCTGGCCGGCGCCAAGCGCTGCCTGTACGAGAAGGGCTACGGGCGCACCACCGCCCGGGACATCGCCTCCGCCGCGGGCGTGAGCCTGGCCGCCATCGGCTACCACTACGGGTCCAAGGAGGCGCTGCTCACCCAGGCGACCATCCAGGCGCTGGGCGAGTGGGGGACGCGGTCGGTCAGGTGCTGGCCGGCCTCGGCGCGCAGACCGACCCCGAGGAGCGCTTCGTCGCGGGCTGGGACGGCGTACTGGCGAGCTTCGCCGAGCACCCGGGGCTGTGGGCCGTCCAGTTCGAGATGA
- a CDS encoding MFS transporter, protein MTATHGLAGRRAWAGLAVLLLPTVVLTMDMGVLFFAVPFISTDLRPSGTQQLWIMDMYSFLLAALLIPMGALGDRIGRRRLLTAGTAAFAAVSLLAAHADGAGQLIAARAALGIAGATVMPSTLALIRGMFHDPRQRQTALGIWGGALTGGATLGPVVGGLLLDRFWWGSVFLVAVPVMLLVAAVAPVLLPEQRTPAAGRFDLPGAGLSIAAMLPLVYGIKTLSVDGWRPLPAVSVAAGLLFGAALVVRLRRAAHPLLDPRLFRVRAFRGAITVNTVAMFAMMGFTLFTSQYLQLVKGMSPLTAALWALLPSVGVGAAVGTVGALAGKVRPAPLMAGGFLLAAAGFGLMTQAGVDSPLWVVLTAAGVIAAGSVGTMTLTAEMVLTAAPAEQTGAASATSETATELGSSLGIAILGAAGAAVYGARLDGRLPAGLPAGAARAAHDTLGGAVTVAGRLGGDAGAQLLAVTRSAFADGMHLAAVVGVVLMAGTALAAARMTGHLPAGAATEAPAGDTGAGDTDAGGAAALRPAGHPAV, encoded by the coding sequence ATGACCGCAACCCACGGCCTCGCCGGCCGACGCGCCTGGGCGGGCCTCGCCGTCCTCCTGCTGCCGACTGTCGTCCTCACCATGGACATGGGCGTGCTGTTCTTCGCCGTCCCCTTCATCTCCACCGATCTGCGGCCGAGCGGCACGCAGCAGCTGTGGATCATGGACATGTACTCGTTCCTGCTGGCCGCCCTGCTGATCCCGATGGGGGCGCTGGGCGACCGGATCGGGCGGCGCCGGCTGCTGACGGCGGGCACCGCGGCGTTCGCGGCGGTCTCCCTGCTGGCCGCCCACGCCGACGGGGCGGGACAGCTGATCGCCGCCCGGGCCGCGCTGGGCATCGCCGGAGCGACCGTGATGCCCTCCACGCTCGCTCTGATCCGCGGCATGTTCCACGACCCGCGGCAGCGGCAGACCGCCCTCGGCATCTGGGGCGGCGCGCTCACCGGCGGTGCCACCCTTGGCCCGGTCGTCGGCGGACTGCTGCTGGACCGCTTCTGGTGGGGCTCGGTGTTCCTGGTCGCGGTGCCGGTGATGCTGCTGGTCGCGGCCGTCGCCCCCGTCCTGTTGCCCGAGCAGCGCACCCCGGCGGCCGGCCGGTTCGACCTGCCGGGGGCCGGCCTGTCGATCGCCGCGATGCTGCCCCTCGTCTACGGCATCAAGACGCTCTCGGTGGACGGCTGGCGTCCACTGCCCGCCGTGAGTGTCGCGGCGGGGCTGCTGTTCGGCGCCGCCCTGGTGGTGCGGCTGCGGCGGGCGGCCCACCCGCTGCTCGACCCCCGGCTGTTCCGGGTCCGGGCCTTCCGCGGGGCGATCACCGTCAACACCGTCGCGATGTTCGCGATGATGGGCTTCACCCTCTTCACCTCGCAGTACCTGCAGCTGGTGAAGGGCATGAGTCCGCTCACCGCCGCGCTCTGGGCGCTGCTGCCCTCGGTCGGCGTCGGCGCTGCCGTCGGCACCGTCGGCGCGCTCGCCGGCAAGGTTCGGCCCGCCCCGCTGATGGCCGGCGGTTTCCTGCTCGCCGCGGCCGGCTTCGGTCTGATGACACAGGCCGGCGTGGACTCGCCGCTCTGGGTGGTGCTCACCGCCGCCGGCGTGATCGCGGCGGGCTCGGTCGGCACGATGACGCTCACCGCGGAGATGGTGCTCACGGCCGCCCCCGCCGAGCAGACCGGCGCGGCCTCGGCCACCTCGGAGACCGCCACCGAGCTGGGCAGTTCCCTGGGCATCGCGATCCTGGGCGCGGCGGGTGCCGCGGTCTACGGCGCCCGGCTGGACGGCCGGCTCCCCGCGGGACTGCCGGCGGGTGCCGCCCGGGCGGCGCACGACACGCTGGGCGGCGCCGTCACGGTCGCCGGGCGGCTCGGCGGCGACGCCGGCGCGCAGCTGCTGGCCGTCACCCGGTCGGCGTTCGCCGACGGGATGCACCTGGCGGCCGTGGTCGGCGTCGTCCTGATGGCGGGCACCGCGCTGGCCGCCGCCCGGATGACGGGGCACCTGCCGGCCGGCGCGGCGACCGAGGCCCCGGCGGGCGACACGGGTGCCGGGGACACGGACGCCGGGGGCGCGGCGGCGCTCCGGCCGGCCGGCCACCCGGCCGTCTGA
- the tatA gene encoding Sec-independent protein translocase subunit TatA, translated as MFRNGLEPWHILVMVAVLVLLFGSKKLPEMARGLGKSMRILKAETKALREDDAPAEAQNSTASSTPADQPRPAVNPSSITTAAETNKSATSA; from the coding sequence ATGTTCCGTAACGGTCTCGAGCCCTGGCACATCCTCGTGATGGTGGCAGTGCTCGTCCTGCTTTTCGGCTCGAAGAAGCTCCCCGAGATGGCCCGTGGACTGGGCAAGTCCATGCGCATCCTCAAGGCCGAGACCAAGGCGCTCCGCGAGGACGACGCCCCGGCCGAGGCGCAGAACTCCACGGCCTCCTCGACCCCGGCCGATCAGCCGCGCCCGGCGGTGAACCCGAGCAGCATCACCACGGCAGCCGAGACCAACAAGTCGGCCACCAGCGCCTGA
- a CDS encoding potassium channel family protein, with the protein MNPRAPGPYRELPAWGLGALIGGPALMVALWGVLPLGVFGPHHPTLSWVSFVAALALLAGMLLRQVRAELSGRAGHPALVIVQLIAASVVIFATTYLALSRDGQFHGLHTKIDALYFTVVTLATVGYGDVAPTGQEARVVVMLQILYSLVFLTTGAASVSRRLRSRVGSQLRVGTPPHGD; encoded by the coding sequence ATGAACCCGCGCGCCCCGGGCCCGTACCGGGAGCTGCCCGCCTGGGGGCTCGGCGCACTGATCGGCGGCCCGGCGCTGATGGTGGCGCTCTGGGGCGTCCTGCCGCTGGGCGTGTTCGGCCCGCATCATCCGACCCTCAGCTGGGTGTCCTTCGTGGCGGCGCTGGCCCTGCTGGCCGGCATGCTGCTCCGCCAGGTGCGGGCCGAGCTGAGCGGCCGCGCGGGCCACCCCGCCCTGGTGATCGTGCAGCTGATCGCCGCGTCCGTGGTCATCTTCGCCACCACCTACCTGGCGCTCTCCCGGGACGGGCAGTTCCACGGCTTGCACACCAAGATCGACGCGCTCTACTTCACCGTGGTCACACTCGCCACGGTCGGCTACGGCGACGTCGCCCCCACCGGGCAGGAGGCCCGGGTGGTGGTGATGCTGCAGATCCTCTACTCCCTGGTCTTCCTGACCACGGGGGCGGCCTCGGTCAGCCGGCGGCTGCGCAGCCGGGTCGGGTCGCAGCTGCGCGTCGGCACTCCGCCGCACGGGGACTGA
- a CDS encoding protein kinase domain-containing protein: MIGRALNGRYELVEILGVGGMATVYRGVDRQLGRQVAVKVLNGGLADDPRFAERFGREAQHAAMLVHPRIVMVFDSGVDEGSPYIVMELVQGRTLGRLLAEQGPLPVDRAVGVAAAVCEALEVAHGAGLVHRDVKPGNIMITDDGGVKVVDFGIARAGSSAGQQLTQTATVLGTAAYLSPEQATAAPLDGRSDLYAVGCVLVEMLTGEPPFAAETPVAIAFKHVSEQPAPVSVRRGGIPPALDVAVMRLLAKQPEDRPAHASAARAELLAAVPVAAAADRTSELLGAATQVLPAAAASPGFPAAAGFGGHPYSEPNRTSVLPPTAPPSALGRPYHDEPEPGPEQPAGRSPWLFAGAGVAVVAAAVVAGVLAFGGPPAGRASAATPGAQAPSPPARRPPRARLRAAPTRRRRPSRRPPPSRAPRSSCCSCARTSRAPTCPRTATGRPSCSGCSTAPRRPWPTTTRTTRCSGSTPPRRSSATWSSGTRSTAPPGRTGSPGSAR; this comes from the coding sequence GTGATCGGACGCGCGCTGAACGGGCGCTACGAGCTGGTGGAGATACTCGGCGTCGGCGGCATGGCGACCGTCTACCGGGGCGTGGACCGGCAGCTCGGCCGCCAGGTGGCCGTCAAGGTGCTCAACGGCGGCCTCGCGGACGACCCGCGGTTCGCCGAGCGGTTCGGCCGCGAGGCCCAGCACGCCGCGATGCTGGTGCACCCGCGGATCGTGATGGTCTTCGACTCCGGCGTGGACGAGGGCTCCCCGTACATCGTCATGGAGCTGGTGCAGGGCCGCACGCTCGGCCGGCTGCTGGCGGAGCAGGGGCCGCTGCCGGTGGACCGGGCCGTCGGCGTCGCCGCAGCGGTCTGCGAGGCCCTGGAGGTCGCGCACGGCGCCGGCCTGGTGCACCGCGACGTGAAGCCCGGCAACATCATGATCACCGACGACGGCGGGGTGAAGGTCGTCGACTTCGGCATAGCCCGGGCCGGCTCCTCCGCCGGGCAGCAGCTCACCCAGACGGCCACCGTGCTCGGCACCGCCGCCTACCTCTCGCCGGAGCAGGCCACGGCCGCCCCGCTGGACGGCCGCTCCGACCTGTACGCGGTCGGCTGCGTCCTGGTCGAGATGCTCACCGGCGAGCCGCCGTTCGCCGCCGAGACGCCGGTGGCCATCGCGTTCAAGCACGTCAGTGAGCAGCCGGCACCGGTCTCGGTGCGCCGCGGCGGCATCCCGCCCGCGCTGGACGTCGCGGTGATGCGGCTGCTCGCCAAGCAGCCGGAGGACCGCCCGGCCCACGCGTCCGCCGCCCGGGCCGAGCTGCTGGCCGCCGTCCCGGTGGCGGCCGCCGCCGACCGCACCTCCGAACTGCTCGGCGCGGCCACCCAGGTGCTGCCCGCGGCCGCCGCTTCGCCGGGCTTCCCGGCCGCGGCCGGGTTCGGCGGACACCCGTACTCGGAGCCGAACCGCACCTCGGTGCTGCCGCCGACGGCACCGCCGTCGGCGCTCGGCCGCCCGTACCACGACGAGCCGGAGCCCGGGCCGGAGCAGCCGGCCGGCCGCAGCCCCTGGCTGTTCGCGGGTGCCGGCGTGGCGGTGGTCGCGGCCGCGGTGGTCGCCGGTGTCCTCGCGTTCGGCGGGCCGCCCGCCGGCAGAGCGTCCGCCGCCACCCCCGGCGCCCAGGCGCCCTCTCCGCCGGCCCGTCGACCGCCGCGAGCCCGGCTGCGAGCAGCGCCGACCCGACGCCGACGGCCGAGCCGTCGCCCACCGCCAAGCCGGGCGCCGCGCTCCAGCTGCTGCAGCTGCGCCAGGACGTCGCGGGCACCGACATGCCCAAGGACCGCGACCGGAAGGCCGTCCTGCTCGGGCTGCTCGACAGCGCCTCGACGGCCGTGGCCAACCACCACCCGGACGACGCGGTGCAGCGGCTCCACGCCGCCCAGAAGGTCGTCCGCGACCTGGTCAAGCGGCACGCGGTCGACAGCGCCACCGGGCAGGACTGGCAGTCCCGGCTCGGCACGGTGA